Proteins encoded in a region of the Pseudothermotoga elfii DSM 9442 = NBRC 107921 genome:
- a CDS encoding pyridoxamine 5'-phosphate oxidase family protein — translation MFRPVRRSERQLSVQEAYKILEKGQYGVLSTWDGEFPYCVPVNYVFIDGYIYFHTALDGHKVDSIKNYPKVCFNVVAENEILEQELSTKYESATVFGRAEFVDGEEKKQVLRSLVKKLSPGYENEGEKCILSMLNQTGVVRISIDYITAKANRGK, via the coding sequence GTGTTTAGACCTGTGAGGAGATCTGAGAGGCAGCTTTCTGTACAGGAAGCATATAAAATACTGGAAAAAGGTCAGTATGGAGTGCTTTCAACCTGGGATGGTGAGTTTCCATATTGTGTACCTGTAAATTATGTTTTTATAGATGGATATATATATTTTCACACAGCCTTAGATGGCCATAAAGTTGACAGCATAAAAAACTATCCCAAAGTATGTTTCAATGTGGTAGCAGAAAATGAGATTCTTGAGCAGGAACTTTCCACGAAATATGAAAGTGCTACCGTTTTTGGCAGGGCAGAATTTGTTGATGGAGAAGAAAAGAAACAGGTCCTGCGCAGTCTTGTAAAAAAGCTTTCCCCAGGTTATGAAAACGAAGGTGAAAAATGTATTCTGTCAATGTTGAATCAAACAGGGGTGGTCCGGATTTCGATAGATTACATAACAGCCAAAGCCAATCGTGGAAAATAA
- a CDS encoding pyruvate kinase alpha/beta domain-containing protein: MVLFPKKGEENTEKTLQLAIEEASKCGKKLLISSTRGYSAEKALEMIPDDFQLIVVTHHHGFKEVDHQEFSEQTFQKLINKGHKVLTATHVLSGIERAFRREYNGIHTAEVIANTLRLFSQGVKVCVEMSLMAADAGLIKCSEWIVACAGSSKGLDTAMVIKPANTSRMLELRIGKIICMPSEYTG; this comes from the coding sequence ATGGTGCTTTTTCCAAAAAAAGGTGAGGAGAACACAGAAAAAACCTTACAACTTGCAATTGAGGAAGCAAGCAAATGTGGAAAAAAACTGCTGATATCTTCTACCCGCGGTTATAGTGCAGAAAAGGCTTTAGAAATGATACCGGATGATTTTCAATTGATTGTGGTCACACATCATCATGGCTTTAAAGAAGTAGATCATCAAGAGTTTTCTGAGCAAACATTTCAAAAACTCATAAATAAAGGCCATAAAGTTCTCACCGCAACTCACGTTCTTTCTGGAATTGAAAGAGCCTTCAGGAGAGAATACAATGGCATTCATACTGCCGAAGTTATAGCCAATACTCTGAGGCTGTTTTCTCAGGGGGTCAAGGTTTGTGTGGAAATGAGCCTTATGGCAGCAGATGCCGGATTAATCAAATGCAGTGAATGGATAGTTGCGTGTGCGGGCAGTTCAAAAGGGCTGGATACGGCAATGGTTATCAAACCGGCAAATACATCAAGAATGCTGGAATTAAGAATTGGAAAGATCATATGCATGCCTTCTGAATATACAGGTTAA
- a CDS encoding IclR family transcriptional regulator: protein MSSINTTLRILELICSEKLGVTVSQLAESIGQSPSNICYYLRILQEEGYVYKDAHSGRYKTSYKIVDLGSRVLANNEIFEVAYPVLLELSEKAQVTVHMAIRERNMGVCIAKVGSSKTMPSISRIGEVFDLYPTALGKAILAWLSEKELDQYLKHIQLKSYTPYTVTDPDLLKQQLREIRCRGYSVDEHEHRIGVRGVGVPVFDYTNKVVAAISALLLPYHKDNDIIKISVELKNAAIEISEKLGYRNYLSIQAD from the coding sequence ATGAGCAGTATAAATACGACATTGAGAATTTTGGAACTCATATGCTCTGAAAAACTTGGTGTAACGGTTTCCCAATTAGCAGAAAGCATCGGCCAATCACCATCAAATATATGCTATTACTTGAGAATTCTTCAAGAAGAAGGATATGTTTACAAAGACGCACATTCAGGAAGATATAAAACTTCGTACAAAATTGTGGATCTAGGTAGCAGGGTTTTAGCAAACAACGAAATCTTTGAAGTTGCTTATCCTGTACTTCTAGAACTAAGTGAAAAAGCTCAAGTCACTGTCCATATGGCTATTAGAGAAAGAAACATGGGAGTATGTATTGCAAAAGTGGGTAGCAGTAAAACAATGCCATCCATTTCCAGGATTGGTGAAGTTTTCGATCTATATCCAACGGCTCTTGGGAAAGCAATTTTAGCTTGGCTTTCTGAAAAAGAATTAGATCAATATTTAAAACACATCCAACTCAAATCTTACACACCATATACAGTAACAGATCCAGACTTACTAAAACAACAATTGCGTGAAATTCGATGCCGAGGCTATTCTGTCGATGAACATGAGCACCGGATCGGGGTTAGAGGTGTGGGTGTACCTGTTTTCGATTACACAAACAAAGTTGTTGCTGCCATCAGTGCTTTATTGTTGCCATATCACAAAGACAACGACATCATAAAGATATCAGTAGAACTTAAAAATGCTGCTATTGAAATTTCAGAGAAACTCGGTTACCGAAACTACTTAAGTATTCAAGCAGATTGA
- a CDS encoding DUF917 domain-containing protein — MPTKSLTNVEEITDFVRGCTFFGTGGGGRPEDGIRLLTNILKKTGFIRWIDVQEIPDEGYAVCPFLMGSIAPLTNQTIEQMKQIGLSEEMKVSVNLLSKSVEALQKFTGVTANVIVPIELGGANTPTALAAAMELHLYAVDGDYTGRAIPEVTQVTPHIYGREPYPMVSWDQWGNICYIEKAVNSSMAERIGKYLSAAAFGIAGQAGYLMPIRDMKNMIISGTLTECFEIGNLIRVERDQGRNPEDAVLRKTNGKIIFTGTVSKKEWMDKDGYYWGYHEITGTRKFEGQKFKIWFKNENHIGWLNEKPYITSPDMIIVVKSSDFEPLYNPDIQVGMEVKVLGIPARKVFLTEKGLELLGPKHFGFDIEYMPFEKMVETS; from the coding sequence GTGCCTACAAAGAGTCTCACAAATGTTGAAGAAATAACAGATTTTGTGAGGGGTTGTACGTTTTTCGGCACAGGTGGAGGTGGACGTCCGGAAGATGGCATCAGGTTATTGACTAACATTTTAAAGAAAACGGGGTTCATCAGATGGATTGATGTACAAGAAATACCTGATGAGGGCTACGCAGTCTGCCCATTCTTGATGGGATCCATAGCTCCTTTAACAAACCAAACAATCGAACAAATGAAGCAAATTGGATTAAGTGAGGAAATGAAGGTGAGCGTTAATTTGCTTTCGAAGTCCGTTGAAGCACTGCAAAAATTTACAGGTGTTACTGCAAACGTCATAGTTCCTATTGAACTTGGTGGTGCCAATACTCCGACTGCTTTAGCTGCGGCAATGGAATTACATCTATATGCCGTTGATGGTGACTATACGGGGCGTGCAATCCCCGAGGTAACCCAGGTAACACCTCATATATATGGAAGAGAACCATATCCTATGGTTTCCTGGGATCAATGGGGAAATATTTGCTATATCGAAAAAGCAGTTAATTCTTCCATGGCAGAAAGAATAGGAAAATACCTTTCTGCAGCAGCATTTGGTATAGCTGGTCAGGCAGGTTATTTAATGCCCATCAGAGATATGAAAAATATGATAATTAGTGGTACATTAACAGAATGCTTTGAAATAGGTAATTTGATCAGAGTAGAGAGAGATCAGGGAAGAAATCCAGAAGATGCTGTTTTAAGAAAGACTAACGGCAAAATAATTTTTACAGGAACAGTATCAAAGAAAGAATGGATGGACAAAGATGGTTATTATTGGGGATACCATGAGATCACAGGCACACGAAAATTTGAAGGACAAAAATTCAAAATTTGGTTCAAAAATGAGAATCATATAGGATGGCTGAATGAAAAACCTTATATAACAAGTCCCGACATGATAATTGTTGTTAAATCTTCTGATTTTGAACCCTTGTACAATCCAGACATTCAAGTTGGCATGGAAGTTAAAGTATTAGGAATTCCTGCAAGAAAAGTATTTCTGACAGAAAAAGGTTTAGAGTTGCTTGGACCAAAGCATTTTGGATTCGATATTGAATACATGCCTTTCGAAAAAATGGTAGAGACCTCTTAA
- a CDS encoding ABC transporter substrate-binding protein, whose translation MSKDSTKLVAVCFLIMISVLCFGQSQSIVRTTEDWPTYIDPAVGSDFSDCIAIVNLYDSLVFPNPDGSVRPHLATHWECSSDGLVWTFYLRQGVKFHSGNELTAEDVVFSVKRLLTMGEGFAYLFEPFIDKVVALDKYTVQFKMKKAYGPFLSTLVRLYIVDKDTVLRHLDSGPYGEFGDYGRKWLLEHDAGSGPYMVEEVKMEEYVLMKKFDDWWGGWEPNAPEYFKEMATADPVTIRTLVAKKELEITDEIQPMESYEAMAKMPGVEVIRFVPGGMNLNVMLHTRKPPTDDVHFRRALAYAVDYKTIANIIFPGSLVARGPVPQTLPGHDSSIQPWEFNLDKAREELKKSKYYGQLDKYPLTFSWCAEVPEEEKIALMLQANWSKLGIKVEVTKKPFGSMIADAQSIETTPNCSLIFVAAHYMEAGGMLTTRYHSKSTGTWEQCEWLLNPEIDRMIEDALSTINTEERFNKYHAIQQKLVELCPTIWLIDRAETRAYQASYVSWFVADLVHQGKQIALPLGYGLYAHDMKVFPEKR comes from the coding sequence ATGTCAAAAGATAGTACGAAATTAGTCGCTGTCTGTTTCTTGATAATGATTTCCGTTTTGTGTTTTGGTCAATCTCAGAGTATCGTTAGAACAACAGAAGACTGGCCTACTTATATTGACCCAGCCGTCGGTAGTGATTTTTCAGACTGTATAGCTATCGTCAATCTATATGACAGCCTTGTCTTTCCAAATCCAGATGGTTCAGTGAGACCACACTTAGCAACTCACTGGGAATGTAGCTCAGATGGTTTAGTCTGGACGTTCTATCTGAGGCAAGGTGTGAAATTTCATTCTGGCAATGAATTGACCGCAGAAGACGTCGTTTTCTCTGTGAAACGACTGTTAACGATGGGAGAGGGATTCGCGTATTTGTTTGAACCATTTATTGACAAAGTAGTAGCTCTGGACAAGTACACAGTTCAATTTAAGATGAAAAAAGCTTATGGGCCATTCTTGAGCACCTTAGTCAGATTGTATATTGTTGATAAAGACACAGTTCTCAGACATTTAGATTCAGGACCATATGGAGAGTTCGGAGATTACGGAAGAAAGTGGCTTTTAGAACATGATGCAGGTAGCGGTCCCTACATGGTGGAAGAAGTAAAGATGGAGGAATACGTACTTATGAAAAAGTTCGATGACTGGTGGGGAGGTTGGGAACCGAACGCTCCAGAGTATTTCAAAGAAATGGCCACGGCAGACCCGGTAACTATAAGAACTCTTGTGGCAAAAAAGGAACTGGAGATAACAGACGAAATACAGCCAATGGAGAGCTATGAAGCAATGGCAAAGATGCCAGGTGTGGAAGTAATACGTTTTGTCCCAGGAGGAATGAATTTAAATGTGATGTTGCATACACGAAAACCTCCAACAGATGACGTTCACTTTAGAAGAGCTTTGGCATACGCAGTAGACTACAAAACAATAGCCAATATAATATTCCCAGGATCATTAGTCGCACGAGGGCCAGTTCCGCAGACTCTTCCCGGCCATGACTCATCCATACAGCCATGGGAATTCAATTTGGACAAAGCGCGTGAAGAACTCAAAAAATCCAAATACTATGGACAATTAGACAAATATCCTTTGACATTTTCTTGGTGTGCCGAGGTGCCAGAGGAGGAAAAAATAGCCCTAATGCTTCAAGCTAATTGGTCTAAGTTAGGTATTAAAGTTGAGGTGACGAAAAAACCTTTCGGTTCTATGATTGCTGATGCTCAAAGCATTGAAACAACTCCTAACTGTTCCTTGATATTCGTTGCGGCACATTACATGGAAGCAGGCGGCATGCTGACAACCCGTTACCACTCAAAATCAACAGGCACATGGGAACAATGTGAGTGGCTGTTGAATCCAGAGATCGATCGTATGATAGAAGATGCACTGAGCACGATCAATACCGAGGAACGATTCAATAAGTACCACGCAATTCAACAGAAACTTGTGGAGCTGTGCCCAACAATTTGGTTAATAGACCGGGCAGAAACACGTGCGTATCAAGCATCGTATGTTTCTTGGTTTGTTGCAGATTTAGTACATCAAGGAAAGCAAATTGCCCTTCCCCTGGGCTATGGACTCTACGCACATGATATGAAAGTATTCCCCGAGAAAAGGTAA
- a CDS encoding ABC transporter permease: MSLTKYIIKRIVYSIGVLFGVSILIFIISNIVPGDPARMALGPRAPEWAVDSLRKEMNLDKPLVERYFLWLSNLMQGDLGESLRSRRPITKDIAEYLPASIEIIALSAFFMAVIGINLGRLSARFSGTWLDGAIRILSYIGIVTPAFVWAIIFLLLFTYLIPIFPTTGRISPGLVAPPRITGMYIIDGLLTGNLRVALDTLWHIVLPSLALSMGGAAQAARMTRASMVDNAEKDYILAARAYGVPSKLIYRRLLLKPSLVAPISIMALDIAALLGNAFLVELVFLYPGISRYGIEAMLNKDLFAIISVVLIIGIGYTIANVVIDVIIAYLDPRVRLGGAKSA, translated from the coding sequence ATGTCTTTAACCAAATATATAATTAAGCGCATTGTTTATTCCATAGGCGTACTTTTTGGAGTATCGATACTAATTTTTATAATTTCCAATATTGTCCCAGGGGATCCAGCTCGCATGGCTCTGGGTCCAAGAGCACCGGAATGGGCAGTCGATTCTTTGAGAAAAGAGATGAACCTCGACAAACCATTAGTGGAGAGATACTTCCTTTGGCTGTCCAATTTGATGCAAGGTGATCTTGGTGAGTCCTTACGATCGCGAAGACCAATTACAAAAGACATAGCAGAATACTTACCTGCTTCCATTGAAATAATTGCACTGTCGGCATTCTTCATGGCCGTTATCGGTATAAACCTTGGTCGCCTTTCTGCGCGTTTTTCGGGAACCTGGCTCGATGGTGCAATTAGGATACTCTCCTATATAGGAATAGTAACTCCTGCTTTTGTGTGGGCAATTATATTTCTTCTTTTATTCACTTATTTGATCCCGATCTTCCCAACAACGGGAAGAATAAGTCCTGGCTTAGTTGCTCCCCCAAGAATCACGGGAATGTATATAATTGACGGTTTACTAACTGGAAACTTGCGTGTGGCGCTAGATACCTTATGGCACATAGTATTACCCTCTCTCGCTCTGTCAATGGGCGGGGCTGCTCAAGCAGCGAGAATGACAAGGGCAAGTATGGTTGATAATGCTGAAAAGGACTACATTCTCGCAGCCCGAGCATACGGAGTACCAAGCAAATTGATATACCGCCGTTTGTTGCTAAAACCCTCTTTGGTGGCACCAATATCCATAATGGCTCTGGATATAGCTGCGCTGTTGGGAAACGCTTTCCTTGTCGAACTCGTTTTTCTTTATCCGGGAATATCTCGTTATGGCATAGAAGCCATGCTTAACAAAGATCTTTTTGCAATCATAAGTGTTGTGTTAATTATAGGTATTGGATACACAATTGCAAATGTCGTTATAGACGTGATTATCGCATATCTTGATCCCAGAGTACGGTTAGGAGGGGCAAAAAGTGCGTGA
- a CDS encoding ABC transporter permease: MRDSTVTIEISARSAYAERFKRAWYRFSRNKLSLLGLLMVASIVFVAIFASVVSPYPEHAGAFVDFGNTMHPPSLEHPFGTDAMGRDILTRCFFAFRGALIMGIVVLAIVVPLGTAVGLFGGYFEGRWFSTVVMRVTDVFLAVPPLVLALAIAALLKPTLMNSMIAVCVSWWPWYARLVYGMTVSVRNEPFVKAVELTGMNRFKIMFSEILPNHLGPILTKMTLDMGWVILTGASLSFVGLGEQPPTPALGTMVSDGAKYLPTYWWISVFPALMIVVIILSFNLLGDGIREMLTSGE; encoded by the coding sequence GTGCGTGATAGCACAGTGACAATTGAGATATCCGCAAGATCTGCCTATGCTGAAAGGTTTAAACGAGCATGGTACCGTTTTTCAAGAAACAAGTTGTCATTGTTGGGGCTTTTGATGGTAGCAAGTATCGTATTTGTCGCTATCTTTGCTTCAGTGGTTAGTCCATATCCTGAGCACGCGGGAGCATTTGTCGATTTTGGTAACACCATGCATCCTCCAAGCCTGGAACATCCTTTTGGGACTGATGCCATGGGTAGAGACATTCTTACGAGATGTTTTTTTGCATTCCGCGGGGCATTAATTATGGGAATAGTTGTGCTTGCGATAGTTGTTCCGCTTGGAACAGCTGTTGGTCTCTTCGGGGGCTACTTTGAAGGCAGGTGGTTCAGTACAGTTGTTATGCGAGTGACAGATGTGTTTCTTGCTGTGCCCCCTTTGGTCCTTGCTCTGGCAATAGCAGCCTTGCTTAAGCCTACGCTCATGAACTCCATGATTGCAGTGTGTGTTTCGTGGTGGCCATGGTATGCTCGACTGGTGTACGGTATGACTGTTTCAGTTAGGAATGAACCATTCGTGAAAGCGGTGGAGTTAACTGGAATGAACAGATTCAAGATAATGTTCAGTGAAATTCTTCCAAACCATTTAGGGCCAATTCTGACAAAGATGACTCTCGACATGGGATGGGTAATTTTAACAGGAGCATCACTGAGTTTTGTTGGACTGGGAGAACAACCGCCAACCCCGGCATTGGGGACCATGGTCTCTGATGGTGCAAAATATCTTCCTACCTACTGGTGGATATCTGTATTTCCAGCTTTGATGATTGTGGTTATTATATTGTCATTTAACCTGCTTGGTGACGGTATCAGAGAAATGCTGACATCGGGGGAATAG
- a CDS encoding ABC transporter ATP-binding protein has translation MKNEEALAVRNLRVNYKVYRGILKVLDGIDLTVKRGEKIGLVGETGCGKTTTLKAIMGILASNAILSSGKVTVNGKVILERSAHHMVRKPAKRVAMIFQDPTASLNPVFTIGEQMELVVRYAANRSSSVREAAINALRLARLPDAERIHTNFPFQLSGGMRQRVCIAMALAAEPNIILADEPTTNLDVTIQDQVLKLLKRLCDEQKLALVLVTHSLGVARETCDRIYVMYAGTIAEYASSQNIFENPYHPYTRGLLAALPRLTGEGIAEGIGGRIPDYLNPPQGCRFAPRCEQATEKCFSTKPGFYEVEDEHFVSCFLYETERGVASDVGHSSDTES, from the coding sequence ATGAAGAATGAAGAAGCATTGGCAGTTCGGAATCTACGTGTTAATTACAAGGTATACAGAGGTATTCTGAAAGTTCTCGATGGAATTGATTTGACGGTAAAAAGAGGAGAGAAGATAGGACTTGTTGGTGAAACAGGCTGTGGCAAGACGACTACACTGAAAGCGATTATGGGAATACTCGCGAGTAACGCGATTTTATCAAGTGGCAAAGTTACAGTGAATGGAAAAGTTATTTTGGAAAGAAGTGCACACCACATGGTGAGAAAACCAGCAAAACGTGTTGCAATGATCTTCCAAGATCCGACGGCATCACTCAATCCTGTTTTCACCATAGGTGAACAGATGGAGCTCGTTGTGAGATATGCGGCAAATCGTTCGTCATCAGTAAGAGAAGCGGCTATTAATGCTCTTCGTCTAGCGCGACTCCCGGACGCAGAGAGAATTCACACGAATTTTCCTTTCCAGTTAAGTGGGGGTATGAGACAAAGAGTATGTATAGCCATGGCACTTGCCGCTGAACCCAATATCATACTTGCTGATGAACCCACCACTAATCTGGATGTTACGATCCAGGATCAAGTTCTCAAACTACTAAAACGACTATGCGATGAACAAAAATTGGCACTGGTACTTGTAACTCACTCACTGGGAGTTGCCAGAGAAACATGCGACAGAATATATGTCATGTACGCGGGTACCATTGCGGAATATGCCAGTAGTCAAAACATTTTCGAAAACCCTTATCATCCATATACGCGTGGATTATTGGCAGCTTTGCCACGACTAACTGGTGAGGGAATCGCTGAAGGTATTGGAGGAAGAATACCAGATTATCTAAATCCACCCCAGGGGTGTCGATTTGCTCCAAGGTGCGAGCAAGCAACAGAAAAGTGTTTTTCCACAAAACCCGGCTTTTATGAAGTCGAGGACGAACATTTCGTTTCTTGCTTTCTTTACGAGACTGAGAGGGGTGTGGCTTCTGATGTCGGTCATTCTTCGGATACGGAATCTTAA
- a CDS encoding oligopeptide/dipeptide ABC transporter ATP-binding protein — MSVILRIRNLKKYFPTNKKGVFVKAVDGIDVDIYKEDVFALVGESGSGKSTTAYTVIGMYEPTEGRIEYKDLDISHIHWKRPAQLKKNIQIVFQDPGTSLNPSKTVFQIIGAPLIIHKHLRGEKLREAIVNALNMVELPPEYIYKLPRDIGGGEKQLIAIARALSAGPEFVILDEPTSALDVSIQAKIIRTLLKLKEELGLTYMFITHDLSLVRNISNRVAIMYLGKIVEQGPTAQIFAEPSHPYTQMLLSSIPVVTKAEEALKPKQIQSTGEIPSPVDVPAGCSFHTRCPFVQEICRKAEPQSVELQPGRVVKCHLYSKGKALLMEVNS, encoded by the coding sequence ATGTCGGTCATTCTTCGGATACGGAATCTTAAGAAGTATTTCCCCACAAATAAAAAGGGAGTTTTTGTCAAGGCCGTTGATGGAATTGACGTTGACATTTATAAAGAAGACGTCTTTGCATTGGTTGGGGAGTCTGGTTCAGGCAAGAGCACAACCGCCTACACAGTTATTGGTATGTATGAACCAACAGAAGGCAGGATTGAATACAAAGACCTTGACATAAGCCACATTCATTGGAAACGTCCAGCCCAACTGAAAAAGAATATTCAGATCGTTTTTCAAGACCCCGGCACATCTCTTAATCCCTCAAAGACAGTTTTTCAAATCATAGGGGCACCACTAATAATACACAAACACTTGAGAGGAGAGAAGCTTCGGGAAGCCATTGTTAATGCCTTAAATATGGTTGAACTGCCGCCAGAATACATTTACAAACTTCCAAGAGATATAGGAGGTGGTGAAAAACAGCTGATAGCAATTGCACGAGCGCTGTCAGCTGGACCAGAGTTTGTCATTCTCGACGAACCAACTTCTGCGTTGGATGTTTCCATTCAAGCTAAGATCATACGAACACTGCTGAAGCTTAAAGAAGAACTTGGATTGACTTATATGTTTATCACCCATGATCTAAGTTTAGTCAGAAATATCTCCAACAGAGTTGCAATTATGTATCTTGGTAAAATCGTGGAACAAGGACCAACAGCCCAAATTTTTGCAGAACCCAGTCATCCATACACTCAGATGTTGTTGTCATCGATTCCTGTCGTAACCAAAGCCGAAGAAGCTCTTAAACCCAAACAAATTCAATCTACTGGAGAAATACCAAGCCCAGTGGATGTACCAGCTGGTTGCTCTTTCCACACAAGGTGTCCTTTCGTTCAGGAAATATGTCGCAAGGCAGAACCACAATCTGTTGAGTTACAACCAGGTAGAGTAGTTAAATGCCATTTGTATTCAAAAGGAAAGGCACTATTGATGGAAGTGAATTCATAA
- a CDS encoding DUF6092 family protein, which translates to MEVGEAILKRRSVRFFNDHEIDISILHEILISGIYAPTAGNLQVWEFYCYFQKNTIDRIKSCSPGILGNPKAIIVACVNERRIEELKLKDWTLNAVIDVSMACQNIMLKAFELGIGSCPVTSFEKDTLTKILSLSSYLKPLILIALGYYDKLPETPARDESVIHIEAKNQNEPTFNQEIEAPQRISNFPIEMLGFLITSVKINVREPPSYAVIRLLEAAEKICEYLLDLYPEHQSYFEFIKNELNTASSLYFLGNATYIEHLEKALDVYVHLLSSLENKKQSENSGRD; encoded by the coding sequence ATGGAGGTTGGCGAAGCCATCCTTAAGAGGAGAAGTGTGCGTTTTTTTAATGATCACGAAATAGATATTTCCATTTTACATGAAATCCTAATTTCTGGCATTTATGCCCCAACCGCAGGCAATTTACAAGTGTGGGAATTTTACTGCTATTTTCAGAAAAACACTATCGATCGTATAAAAAGTTGTTCCCCAGGAATACTGGGAAACCCCAAAGCAATAATAGTAGCATGTGTGAATGAGAGAAGAATCGAAGAATTGAAATTAAAAGACTGGACTTTAAACGCTGTAATTGATGTTTCTATGGCTTGCCAAAACATTATGCTGAAGGCGTTTGAGTTGGGAATTGGATCTTGCCCAGTGACTTCTTTTGAAAAAGATACTCTCACAAAAATTCTTTCATTATCTTCTTATCTAAAACCATTGATTTTGATAGCTCTCGGATATTACGATAAATTACCTGAGACACCCGCACGCGACGAATCGGTTATTCATATTGAAGCGAAAAACCAAAATGAACCCACTTTTAATCAAGAAATTGAAGCTCCTCAACGTATATCAAATTTTCCAATTGAAATGCTGGGATTTCTGATTACATCTGTAAAAATAAATGTTAGAGAGCCACCAAGTTACGCGGTTATTAGATTGTTAGAAGCTGCCGAAAAAATTTGTGAGTATCTTCTTGATCTATACCCAGAACATCAAAGTTATTTCGAATTCATCAAGAATGAACTTAATACAGCATCTTCTCTATATTTCCTTGGAAATGCTACTTATATAGAACACTTGGAGAAGGCACTTGATGTGTATGTTCATCTACTTTCATCCTTAGAAAACAAAAAACAAAGTGAAAATTCTGGGAGGGATTGA
- a CDS encoding M29 family metallopeptidase, whose amino-acid sequence MAEAFEFEVAKAASIIVRDLCRVRRGESVLITIDSVMDFKPAEETAKVAETLGAKVMIALHSTPRGYGKIADNQLPEPLKAAIPSTDVWIEFNNQWLLYNSAWTQAMSNGRTRYLFLGGLDRERIARCIARVDIELQEKFQNKVVEMTKRAKKMKITTPAGTDISFENIPTRPVTNELRADTPGPHFLLGQIGWAPLEESINGTIVFDGSFSGGGEADLGVLKHPIKLVVKEGKITEILGQDEAKFVKKWLEKLDDPRMYYLAHVCYGFNPGAKLSGLCTEDERVWGSTEWGFGYQGPAFKGKLGEAISHADGICLNSSVWLDGELLMDEGKIEHPELVEIAKIMGKI is encoded by the coding sequence ATGGCAGAGGCATTTGAGTTTGAAGTTGCAAAAGCTGCATCAATTATTGTAAGAGATTTGTGCCGTGTTCGAAGAGGAGAATCCGTTCTAATCACAATCGACTCAGTTATGGATTTCAAACCCGCCGAAGAAACAGCTAAAGTTGCAGAAACTTTAGGAGCAAAAGTGATGATTGCTTTGCATTCAACACCTAGGGGATATGGAAAAATTGCGGATAATCAATTACCAGAACCATTAAAAGCTGCTATTCCATCAACCGATGTATGGATTGAATTCAATAACCAATGGTTACTTTACAACAGCGCTTGGACCCAAGCAATGTCAAATGGCCGAACAAGATATTTATTCCTCGGAGGTTTGGATCGCGAGAGAATAGCAAGATGTATAGCAAGAGTAGATATAGAGCTCCAGGAAAAATTTCAGAACAAAGTTGTGGAAATGACCAAAAGGGCAAAAAAAATGAAAATCACCACACCTGCCGGAACAGATATTTCATTCGAAAATATCCCAACGAGACCTGTAACAAACGAATTACGTGCAGATACTCCGGGACCACATTTCTTATTAGGACAAATAGGATGGGCCCCACTTGAGGAGAGTATTAACGGTACGATAGTTTTCGATGGATCATTTTCTGGTGGAGGTGAAGCAGATCTTGGAGTACTTAAACACCCAATAAAACTTGTGGTAAAAGAAGGAAAAATCACGGAGATACTCGGCCAAGATGAGGCAAAGTTCGTCAAAAAATGGTTGGAAAAACTGGATGACCCAAGAATGTACTATCTAGCTCATGTATGTTATGGCTTCAATCCAGGTGCAAAACTGAGTGGTTTATGTACTGAAGATGAACGTGTCTGGGGATCAACAGAATGGGGATTTGGTTACCAAGGGCCTGCTTTCAAGGGAAAACTTGGTGAAGCAATCTCTCACGCGGATGGGATTTGTTTAAATTCCTCCGTTTGGCTCGATGGAGAACTATTGATGGATGAGGGTAAGATTGAACACCCAGAACTTGTCGAAATAGCTAAAATTATGGGAAAAATATAA